Sequence from the Catenuloplanes indicus genome:
CGCGGCAGTGCACCGCGGTGACCAGCGGAGCCGATGCCAGTTGTGACCCACGCCACTCACGCGCACCCCAGCCGAATCGAGATATTCCAGCTGAGGTGCCGTTCATGCTGGTCGGGTATGCTGGCACCAGATCAGGCGCAGGTATCGATTTCATCGCTCCGCACGTGATGCCGCACGAGACGTGAGGCTCTCGCCGCCACAACGGCCCGAGCCCCGTGTCGTACGAGACACGTCGGCTGATGAACCCAAGCCCTGCGACGGCGTGCGGGCCCGCGGCCGTCTCCGGACGACCGCGCGCGGCCCGCGCCTCGACCCACACGCGCCCTCGAACGAAGCGGGGCGCACCACGAGAGGGCACCCCCAAAACTTTATGAACGACATCGAAGAGCAGGAGAACGCTCCCACCCGAGCCCCGGCCGTCAGCGACAAGCCCACCTTCGCCGAGCTCGGCGTGCGCGACGAGACCGTCGCCGCGTTGGCCGCCGCCGGCATCGAGCGCGCGTTCGCCATCCAGGAGTACGCGCTGCCCATCGCGCTGCGCGGCTCCGACATGATCGGCCAGGCGCCGACCGGCACCGGCAAGACCTTCGCGTTCGGCCTCCCACTGGTCGACCGCGTGTTCGCACCGGCCGAGGGCGGCGACGGGCTGCCGCAGGCGCTCGTCGTGGTCCCGACCCGCGAGCTGGGCCTCCAGGTGGCGAAGGACCTGGCGATGGCCGGCAAGACCCGCGGCGTGCGGGTGCTGCCGATCTACGGCGGCGTGGCCTACGAGCAGCAGACCGACGCGCTGAAGACCGGCGTGGAGATCCTGGTCGGCACGCCGGGCCGCCTGATGGACCTGGCGAAGCAGAAGAAGCTGCGGCTGGACCGGATCCGCGCGCTGGTGCTGGACGAGGCCGACCGCATGCTCGACCTCGGCTTCCTGGACGACGTGGAGAAGATCCTCGCCATGCTGCCGGAGGACCGGCAGACCATGCTGTTCTCCGCCACCATGCCGGACCCGATCGTCACGCTCGCCCGCCGCTTCCTGCGACACCCGGTGACCGTGCACGCGGGCCACACCGTGGAGACCGGGCCGTCGCCGCAGACGTTGCAGGTAGCGTACCGAACGCACCCGATGAACAAGATCGAGATGGTGGCCCGCATCCTCCAGGCGCGCGGCCGCGGTCTCACGATGATCTTCACGCGTACCAAGCGAGCGGCCGACCGGCTCTCCGAGGACCTCGACTTCCGCGGCTTCGCGGTCGCGGCGGTCCACGGTGACCTGGGCCAGGGCGCGCGCGAGCGGGCGCTGCGGGCGTTCCGGGCGGGCAAGATCGACGTGCTGGTCGCCACCGACGTCGCGGCCCGCGGGCTGGACGTCTCCGGCGTCACCCACGTGATCAACTACGACTGCCCGGAGGACCCGGACACGTACACGCACCGCATCGGCCGGACCGGCCGGGCCGGCGCAACCGGCGTCGCGGTCACGTTCGTGGACTGGGAGGACATGCCGCGCTGGCACCTGATCGACAAGTCGATCGGGCTGGACATGCGGGAACCCCCGGAGACCTACCACACCTCGCCGTACCTCTACACGGACCTGGACATCCCGACCGACGTAGCGGCCGCGCTGCCGTCCGCGGACCGCACCCGGGCCGGGCTCGCCGCCGAGATCGAGGAGGACCTGGGCAGCACCCGCCCGCGTCGTTCCGGCCGCCGCGGCGAAGGTCGCGGCGCTGACCGGGCAGCCGCTCCGGCGCAGCGCACGCCGCGCACCCGCAAGCGCACACGGCGCGTCGAGCCGGTCGACGGTGGCGACACCGAGACGCCGACCGTGACCGAGACCGCGGAGGGCGAGGCACCGGCGAAGCCGCGTCGCCGCCGCCGGCGGGCCGGCGAGGCCGTGTCCGGCGAGGGCGCCGCGGTGGCCGCCGAGGTCACCACGGCCGAGGTGCCCGAGTCCCGGGAGAGTGACGGCGATCCCGCCGAGGCGTCCGGCGACGGGCCCAAGCGCCGGCGTCGCCGCCGGGGTGGCCGGGGCGGTCGCGGTGCCGGTGCCGAGGGCGCTGAGAGCACCGAGGACTGAGCGCACGAAACGCGATGAAAGGCGGGTCTCCGGCGACGGAGGTCCGCCTTTTCGCTGCGGTTCTCATTCTTGATATGCCCGCTTCCGGCGGCGCGGGTTCCGCATGCTCCCGCGGGCACCGATCGTCGCTGGCGCTCCTCCCTGCACGATCCGTGGCCGCAAGACCAGAACCAGGTGGTTCCGCCGCACCCGTGGCGCGACGCACGAGCCGCACGCTCCCCGGCACCACGGGTCGCCGGTGACCGCGGCGGTCGCGGGTCGCGGCCGCGGCCGTACCGCTGCTTGATCTTGGTTTTTGATCTCAGGGTCGGTGGGCCGGCGCCGATTCTGTGACCTGCGAGCCACGGATGGCCTCGCACCCGCGAGAGACGGACCTCTCGCGTGCGCCATGGACGGTGAAGGGCGGGTGTACCGATGGATCGGCAGGCGATGGGGCTCACCCTCACCGCCAACGGCTTCGTGCCCGCGGTACGGCCGGGTGCACTGGCCACGGCGGCCACGCGGCCGGTGGTGCGCGGGCACGTCGCGCTCACGTTCGACGACGGGCCGAGCGCGGGGACCGGGGTGGTGCTCAACATCCTGGCCGAGGCGCACGCGCGGGCCACGTTCTTCTTCGTGGGCGGCGGCGTGGAGACGGACTGGCGGTACGCGAGCCGGGCCGCGCTGGCCGGGCACGCGATCGGCAACCACAGCTACAGCCACCCCGACCTGGCCGCGATCCCGCTCAAGGACGCGGCGGTCGAACTCGGGCGTACCCAAGCCGCGATCACCCGGTACACCGGCGCGGTCCCGGTCATCGGCCGGCCGCCGTTCGGCAGCGCGAACGAGGACGTGGTCATGCTGTTCCGCGAGTACGGCGTGGAGCCGGTGCTGTGGGCGTTCAACCCGGACGACGGCGCCGGTCAGGCCGCGGCCGCGATCGGCGCGGCGATCCTCGGCACCGTCCGGGACGGCGACATCGTGCTGCTGCACTGCGCGCAGCGGGAGACCCAGCGGATGCTGCCGGAGCTGATCACCGGACTGCGGGCCCGCGGCCTGGAACCCGGCCGGATCGAGATCACCGGCGAGTACCAGGAGCGCAACCACTCCTACGCACGCGCCGTCGCCTGGTGATCCTCGCCTGGTGCCGGGTTACTCGTTGGAGTGCGGAGGCAGGTACGGCTGATTCAGTGATCCGACTTACGGCAGATACCGCCTGGTCGTGGACCGATCCAGCATGACACTGTGAATCTGCAAACCGAGGTTCCGGCTCTTCCGGTTCTCGTCCCACTGGTCCTGATCCTGATTACTGCCGGCGTCTTTCGCCTGCACCGCACGGGCCGGCTGACCGCGATGCGAACGTTCACGGTGGTGGCCGCAACAATCTATCTAGCGGCCGTCCTACGCCTGACGACGCTGCCGTTGCAAATCTCGCTGGGCAAGTACGCCAACACAGTCTCCTGGTACGAGAAGCTCAACTGGATCCCGCTGTTCATCGACCCGCGGACATTCGTGCTCAACATCATCATGACCGTGCCGCTGGGCATCATGCTGCCACTGCTGACCCCGATCCGCGGCGTCCGGCAGGTCGCGATGGCCGGCCTTGCCTTCAGCGCCGCGATCGAGGTCGTCCAGCTCTGCACCAACCTGCTCCTGAGCAGCGGCGACCTGGCCGACGTGAACGACCTGCTGGCCAACACCCTGGGCACGGTAATCGGCTTCCTGCTCCTCCGACGCCTGACGCGGATCGGCGCCATGGCGGACCTGGCCGCCCGGTTCCGCACCTTCGACGAGCCTGCAGCGTGGGAGGACGGGTTGTCATCGCGGCCGGGTCACTGGCAGCCGAGCAGGTAGAACCGTCTGGCGCCCAGCAGCGCGGCGAGACGCTCGCCGTCCACGCCCACTCGAGTCGCGTGCTATCACGCTCAGCGGGGGCGGTCATAGGCTCGCGGCAGGACCGGTGGCGCAGGTCGTACTCGGGGCTGTCGTTGGTGCCACAGCATGCGGGAATGCTCAAGCGCCCGCCGAGCTGCGCCAGCACCGGTGCCCGGTCTGTGGCGTGCGGCTGCCGAGCCAGGTGCGAGCGTCCAGGGTGTTCTGCGCGGCGGAATGCCGGGGGGCACAGGCGTGCGGTCGTGCACGGCCGCGCCGGGTCACGGCCGAAGCGCTGGTCGAGTTAGCCCGCGGATCACCGTGATGGCCACGGCATTCTGGCCAGGGACCGCCGGCGCACATCCAGCCACCGCTGCTCATCCAACGTCCCCCCATCGCCGGCCGCCACCTGGAATAACAGAGCCGCCCCTTCGCGCGCTGCAATCGCGAAAGGGGCGGCTCCGGCTACTCACCCGTCAGCGTCAGGACACCGTGCAAGGCGCGAGGTTCGCGACGTCGAGCTGCGGCTTGTCGGTGTGCCGGCCGATCGCGGTCGCGATCCGGTTGATCGCGGCGACGCGCTTGTCCTCCAGCGGGCCGTTGATCGCGTTCTGCACGAAGTTCGCGCCGCCCTGACCGGCCGAGTTGGCCAGCCGGGTCTCCGCCTCCTGGATCTGCTTCTCCAGCTGTGCCAGGTTGCTCTCCACCTCGGCCAGCGCCTGGTTCGGGATGGCCGGCAGCTGGTCCGCGACGGTCGGGCAGGAGAACGCGCCGTCCGAGCCGCCGTCGTTGCCCTCGTTGATCACCAGCTGGGTGAAGCCGGCGCCGGCGTTGCCGCCGTTGTTGTTGCCGTTGTTGCCGTTACCGCCTTCGACCGGGTCGACGACCGGCACCTCGTCCTCGTTCAGCTCGCACGGCGCCAGCGTCGCGACGTCCAGGTTCGGGCGCTCGGCGTTCCGGCCGATCGCGGTCGCGATGCGGTTGATCGTGGCGACGCGCTTGTCCTCCAGCGGGCCGAGGATCGCGTTCTGCACGAAGTTCGCCCCGCCCTGGCCGACCGTATCCACCAGGCGCTGGTTGGCCTCGGCGATCTGCGTGTCCAACAGCTCCAGGTTGCGGTCCACCTCGGCCTGCGCCTGCGCCGGGATCGCGGGCAGCTCACCGGCCACGTCCGGGCAGGAGATCGCGCCGGTGCCGGTGTTGCCGCCACCCTCGTTGCCGCCGGCGTTCTCGCCCTCGCCACCGGCCTGCTCGTCGCCGCCGGCCTCGGCGCCGCCACCGCCGCCCGCGCTCAGCGAGCACTCCGCGAGGCCGCCCAGGTTCGTCGGCTTCTCCGCGGTCCGCCCGATGGAGATCGCGATCCGGTCGATGGTGGAGGCGCGCTTGTCAGCCAGCGGACCGAGGATCGCGTTCTGCACGAAATTCGCCCCGCCCTCGCCGGCGGACGTGGCCAGGCGGTTGTTCGCCTCCTGGATCTGCGTCTCCAGCAGCGCCAGGTTGCGGTCCACCTCGGCCTGCGCGCTGGCCGGAATGGCGGGGAGCTTGTCCTCCACCGTGGGGCACACGATGGTCTGCCCGCTCGCGCTCGACGACCCGGTGCCGGCCATCGCCACACCGAGACCGCCGCCGAGCAGCGTGAGCGTACCCACGGCGATCATGCCGGGGACCTTGTAACGACGCCAGTCGCGCCAGCCAGTCTTCTCGTCATCCCAGCTCGGTGCCATCCGCCTGAACCCAACCCTTCGCGCAGAGTCTGTGGCCGATAGCCTGCGTC
This genomic interval carries:
- a CDS encoding DEAD/DEAH box helicase; its protein translation is MNDIEEQENAPTRAPAVSDKPTFAELGVRDETVAALAAAGIERAFAIQEYALPIALRGSDMIGQAPTGTGKTFAFGLPLVDRVFAPAEGGDGLPQALVVVPTRELGLQVAKDLAMAGKTRGVRVLPIYGGVAYEQQTDALKTGVEILVGTPGRLMDLAKQKKLRLDRIRALVLDEADRMLDLGFLDDVEKILAMLPEDRQTMLFSATMPDPIVTLARRFLRHPVTVHAGHTVETGPSPQTLQVAYRTHPMNKIEMVARILQARGRGLTMIFTRTKRAADRLSEDLDFRGFAVAAVHGDLGQGARERALRAFRAGKIDVLVATDVAARGLDVSGVTHVINYDCPEDPDTYTHRIGRTGRAGATGVAVTFVDWEDMPRWHLIDKSIGLDMREPPETYHTSPYLYTDLDIPTDVAAALPSADRTRAGLAAEIEEDLGSTRPRRSGRRGEGRGADRAAAPAQRTPRTRKRTRRVEPVDGGDTETPTVTETAEGEAPAKPRRRRRRAGEAVSGEGAAVAAEVTTAEVPESRESDGDPAEASGDGPKRRRRRRGGRGGRGAGAEGAESTED
- a CDS encoding VanZ family protein, which codes for MNLQTEVPALPVLVPLVLILITAGVFRLHRTGRLTAMRTFTVVAATIYLAAVLRLTTLPLQISLGKYANTVSWYEKLNWIPLFIDPRTFVLNIIMTVPLGIMLPLLTPIRGVRQVAMAGLAFSAAIEVVQLCTNLLLSSGDLADVNDLLANTLGTVIGFLLLRRLTRIGAMADLAARFRTFDEPAAWEDGLSSRPGHWQPSR
- a CDS encoding polysaccharide deacetylase family protein, coding for MGLTLTANGFVPAVRPGALATAATRPVVRGHVALTFDDGPSAGTGVVLNILAEAHARATFFFVGGGVETDWRYASRAALAGHAIGNHSYSHPDLAAIPLKDAAVELGRTQAAITRYTGAVPVIGRPPFGSANEDVVMLFREYGVEPVLWAFNPDDGAGQAAAAIGAAILGTVRDGDIVLLHCAQRETQRMLPELITGLRARGLEPGRIEITGEYQERNHSYARAVAW